The DNA window AAAAGATCATATCTTATAAATCGCCTTGAGTTCTTAACTGTGAAGCTGTCATCAATGTTACGCGTCCTCGATTAGATAGGCAATAATAAGTTAATTGTGGAACCTTATGTGTTTTTCTTTCTCCATTGATGTTTTTGACAGTGAGAGAACACGTGTATTATTAACAAGTGCGGCGTACATTCACTTAAACCACTTAGATGTCTCTAAGCACACTCGAAATCTCTCACCTGCTGCCAGCCGGGCAATATTGCTCTCTGGACCTGCTGGTATTTGAAATCACACCTATCTCCAATTTAATTTAGCAACTCTCAACTTTCTTGTTGCTGTAGTCTTTTATATTTTTACCTTTCTGTAGAACTCCATCAGCAAACGCTTGCTAAGGCTCTAGCGCATCATTTTAAAGCAAAGTTGCTGTTGCTGGATATAACCCACTTCTCAATTAAGGTTATTGAGCTGAATAATATTTTCCGGTGCTTATTCTTGCCACATCTCTGTACTAACCTGGatcattgttttttttattggtCAACCATCTATAGATGCAGAGCAAGTATGGCAGCACCAAGAAAGAGTCCGTGAGTATATTTTTCATATCTATGTTGGAATGACTAGTTTTAGTTCCTCAATTTTCTGTAAGAAGGTTATTTGGGTCCATTATATACTACAGTTATGAAAAATAAGCAAGAATCCAAGTGCAATGTTCTGCTAGATCTACATCATTAAACGTAGTGAAAGTGAACCTGATGGCTTTAAGTGAAAAGCGTACTGATTCCAATTGTTTGTGTCGTAGACACTCGAAGGCACTGTCTCAGAAGTAGCATTACAACGAATGTCCACTTTCCTCGGCTCGTTTCTTCCAGCAAAAGGGGATAACAAAGGTACATTGTAaggcatgattttattttgcaTGTGTTTCCATGAAATTACGTGTTTGTTTAAAGGGCATTTTGCACAGGCAGCACAGCCTTACATTTTGTTATATCGATCTCATATAGAGCTATAATGGAGGAAAACCTGTTTATATGCGTCAGAAAGTACACGGTAGTGTCAGTTTCTCGCTATGCAGGGATTCCTTTACCTTCCATCTTCGCCCAATAAGCTCAACAAAAGCATTATTAAGAAGTCACCTTAATCATGACCGACTTTAGCATTATGAGCAATTTAGGGTGCAGGAACATTCTATTGGAAGTTGTGAATGCAACCTTAATACGAATTTGAATGCAGCATGCTCAGGCAAAAGCTATTACTAGCAATTTACTTGCTTGTTCATGCTTGCACACAaacattattgatatttataatttgatctgagcaatttttaaaattcctGTTATGAAGGCACATTATCGAGGCAAAGCAGTGGATTGGATTCTAAGGGAAGGTATGGTTAGCAAATTTCATTATGACATCAACATTCGAAGCCAGACTGAACTCCCGAATGACCCTTAATTCTTCTTCTTAAAGGAACAATGAAGGAATCAGCAATCCCCTAAAACCTCGCAGGACTTCTTCTGTTTCTTCGGACATGAGTAACATTAGTGTGCAATCATCCTCTTCAAATCAAGGTCtgaacataacatttttaactGGCATTGATTGTTATTCTGTTGTATGTGTCAGTTGCAAGAATAAAATACAAATGCCAAATTGTGGTCTGGTTGGCTTATACCTTCTTGCGCTCAAGTATTTTATGTACAAAATAAATGGTATTTATGCCTGAAAATGAGCTCACTATGTTTCCCAAGCAtttgattatttgatttaaGTTCCAATTTGCTAAATTTTCAGTTTTTTCCCTTGAACTGCATTGTTTCGACAAAGAACTGTTCTTTACACAAATATCTCTTAGTTCATTCTTAATTTTGTAATCAAATTTAACATCTGTTTGTTTTTATCTTGATTTTATCAGCTCATATTAAGCGCATTGGCAACTTGTCTTTTGATGAGAAGGTTTTCTTACAGTCACTTTATAAGGTAACATTGTCAATAATTGCTTGATCTTGTCCGCTGAATGTCACTTATCCTTTTATCGACATCGTTTGATAATTCCTTCTCCTGATTCTATTTGCATATGTTGTGTGTCTTATGTGATCTTGATGTCCCTTTCACCTATTTTGGCATAATAAATGTTGGccttttgagttttttttctaTATATAATAACTTAGTTGTCTCTGGCAGGTGTTAGTTTCAGTCTCCCAAACCAGCTGCATCATTCTCTACATCAGAGATGTTGAGAAACTTTTTCTCCAATCTTCAAGATTCTACAAATTGTTTGATAGAATGCTAAAGAAATTATCAGGATCAGTTTTGGTTCTCGGTTCTCGGATGTTGGACTTTGAAGAGGATTGCGGTGAGGTAGATGACAGACTGAGTCTTTCATTTCCTTATGATATTGTGATCAGGCCACCAGAAGATGAAACTCATCTTGTGAGCTGGAAAGCTCAGCTGGAAGAGGATATGAAGAAGATTCAGTTTCAGGATAACAAGAATCATATTGCTGAGGTACTTGCTGCAAACGACCTTGAATGTGATGATCTAGGATCAATCTGCCATGCTGATACTGTGGTTCTGAGTAATTACATTGAGGAAATTGTGGTTTCTGCTATATCTTATCATTTGACGAATATCAAAGATCCAGAGTATCGTAATGGGAAGCTTATAATATCATCCGACAGGTTGAGATAAATCTTTATTTTTCGACTCTGTTTTGCTGCTGTCTTTGCTCGCTAAATGTCTTTTATTTGCTTCAATCGATTTGGTGCAGTTTGTCCCATGGTTTAAGCATTTTTCAGGAGGGGAAAAGTGGTGGCAAGGATACCCTTAAAATGGAGACTAGTGTTGAATCGCTGAAGGTTTGTGCTTAAACTGTTCATCACTTTTGAATATTTTGTCCAGTGTTCTCAGATTGTAATTGTACGTGCTTTTCTTGTTTTGATAAATATAAGGAGACTGAATCAAAAGACGGTTCTGGAGGAAAACCTGAATTTAAGTCCGAGAGCAAGAATGAGGCAGAAAAATCTTCTTTGATAAAGGTAGGTAGATAGAATACCTCAGGCTCAAAGCTCCTCCTAGTTTGTACTATTTTTGTTGATGTAGAACTGTGGTCAATATTCAGGCTGTGTGATTTTGCACAGACGAGATCCAAACTATGTTGAAGCTATTTCTCTTTCTTCTTATCTCGTTCCTTTGAGCTTCAAATTGATTTTACAGTTTCCTCCTAAATTACCCTTCCTTTCTTTTCTAAACTTTGAAATGAAAGGGTTTACTATAGGTTGGAAAGATGTGTTTTGCTACGCTCAATAACACGTAATAACTTTATCTTATCCATCTTGTCTTACTGACACTGTCACGATGCTTGGTGATGCCAGGAAATCCCCCCTGACAATGAATTCGAAAAACGCATGAGGCCTGAAGTTATTCCTGCAAATGAGATTGGAGTCACATTTGCCGATATTGGTTCTCTGGATGAGACTAAAGAACTACTTCAGGAGCTGGTCATGCTTCCTCTTAGAAGACCAGACCTTTTCAATGGAGGGCTTCTTAAGCCTTGTAGAGGCATCCTTCTTTTTGGCCCTCCAGGTACTGGAAAAACAATGCTCGCTAAGGCCATTGCTAATGAGGCTGGAGCAAGCTTCATAAATGTCAACATGTCAACAATCACTTCaaaatggtttggtgaagatgagAAGAATGTTCGAGCTCTTTTCACCCTAGCAGCAAAGGTTTCTCCAACCATCATTTTCGTAGATGAGGTTGATAGCATGCTTGGACAACGGACAAGAGTAGGAGAGCATGAGGCGATGCGTAAAATTAAGAATGAATTCATGACACATTGGGATGGACTCCTGACAAAACCCGGAGAGCGCATTCTTGTTCTTGCTGCAACAAACAGACCTTTTGATCTTGATGAAGCAATAATTAGGAGGTTTGAGCGCAGGTATCATAACTGGTTGTCCATTGCACG is part of the Primulina tabacum isolate GXHZ01 chromosome 18, ASM2559414v2, whole genome shotgun sequence genome and encodes:
- the LOC142532241 gene encoding uncharacterized protein LOC142532241, coding for MMEQKHVLLSALSVGVGVGVGLGLVSGQAVGRWTGGSSFSVVEGITGEQIEVELVRLIDDGKENKVTFDDFPYYLSERTRVLLTSAAYIHLNHLDVSKHTRNLSPAASRAILLSGPAELHQQTLAKALAHHFKAKLLLLDITHFSIKMQSKYGSTKKESTLEGTVSEVALQRMSTFLGSFLPAKGDNKGTLSRQSSGLDSKGRNNEGISNPLKPRRTSSVSSDMSNISVQSSSSNQAHIKRIGNLSFDEKVFLQSLYKVLVSVSQTSCIILYIRDVEKLFLQSSRFYKLFDRMLKKLSGSVLVLGSRMLDFEEDCGEVDDRLSLSFPYDIVIRPPEDETHLVSWKAQLEEDMKKIQFQDNKNHIAEVLAANDLECDDLGSICHADTVVLSNYIEEIVVSAISYHLTNIKDPEYRNGKLIISSDSLSHGLSIFQEGKSGGKDTLKMETSVESLKETESKDGSGGKPEFKSESKNEAEKSSLIKEIPPDNEFEKRMRPEVIPANEIGVTFADIGSLDETKELLQELVMLPLRRPDLFNGGLLKPCRGILLFGPPGTGKTMLAKAIANEAGASFINVNMSTITSKWFGEDEKNVRALFTLAAKVSPTIIFVDEVDSMLGQRTRVGEHEAMRKIKNEFMTHWDGLLTKPGERILVLAATNRPFDLDEAIIRRFERRIMVDLPSVENREMILKTLLCKEKFEDLDFKELAAITEGYSGSDLKNLCITAAYRPVRELLQQERQKDREKRQKHGEGQSLEDSSTPEEETEEKVISLRTLNMEDMRLAKNQVAASFASEGSVMAELKQWNDLYGEGGSRKREQLSYFL